The nucleotide sequence CTCCTCGGAGACGCGCATTGCGCCGAGTTCCGCGGTGCAGCCCGCGCCAATCGTTGCGGCCAGGCCTACGCCCGCGATCACGGGACCAGCGATTCGGACGTTGATGAACGCCGAGAAGAAGCCCGTCAGCGCTTCGATCCCGATGTTTCCTAGCGAGCTGAAGCCCTGCACCGCGATGGTGCCCCCAGCGAACATCGTCAGAAAACCCATGATCACGACGGTCCCGCCGATGATCGCGAGGGCCCCGGTGCCCATACCGACTTCGGCGATCAGGCGGACGGTTTCGCGCCGTGCATGCATGACAGCGCGCGGTCCATATACGAGTGCCTTGAAGTAAAAGATCGCGTGATCGCCGATGGTGTCGATCGCGCCGGAAACGCGCTTCCCGCGCCGGGCTGTTTTGGGAAAGCGTGCGGCGAAGACGGCTGCCTCAGTTTCTCTCGATGCTGCCATTCCTACACCGCCGTGATCTTGATGCCGAGCGCGGTGATGACCACGTTGACGACGAAGAGCGCCATGAACGCGAAGACCACCGTCTGATTAACTGCAGCGCCCACGCTCTTCGGCCCGCCGCTGACGTTCAGGCCGAGGAAGCAGGCGACAAGGCCCGCGATCATGCCGAACATCGCGGCTTTAAGCTCGGAGATCATGAGCTCGGAAAAGCCGGTGAGCAGCGTGAGACCGTCGATGAATGCGCCCGGGTTGACGTCCTGCAGATACACCGAGAAGACGTAGCTGCCGAGGATGCCGATGGTGCACACCAGTCCGTTGAGCATCAGTGCCACGAGCGTCGAGGCGAGGACGCGGGGAACAACGAGACGCTGGATCGGGCTGATTCCGAGCACGCGCATCGCGTCGATTTCTTCACGGATCGTGCGCGCACCCATATCCGCGCAAATCGCCGTAGCACCTGCACCGCTGACAATGAGGACGGTGACGATCGGGCCGACCTGGGTGACCGCACCGAAAGCAGCACCGGCACCGCTCAGGTCAGCGGCACCGATTTCGTGGAGCAGGATGTTGAGTGTGAAAGTGACGAGCACCGTGAAAGGTACTGCCATCAGTAGGGTGGGGACGAGTGAGACCCGCGCGATGAACCAGGCCTGATCGACGAACTCGCGAGCCTGAAAAGGCGGTCGTACCAGCGCGCGTGCTGTCTGGGCGACGAAACCGAAGAAGTCACCGACAGCTCTGAGCGGTACACCAGCGGCTGTACTCATCGCCCTCGCTCCCGTGCGTGCTGTGATCCAGGCAATACTATGTAGAACACGTTCTTGTGTCAAAGAAATGGGCGGGAGACGCGGCTTTAGCGCCGAATCTTGCGAGAAGCGGAGCGTAAAGAAGAACCGGATCTATTCTTTGTCGAGAAGCAGGCGAACGGCTAGCTCGATGCGGTGATGGACGTCTGCCGAGGAAACGCGATGTGTGACCCACGCGATCAGATTAGCCATCCAGGTGTCGGCGATGAGGTGAAATATCGCTCGATCGTGTTCGGTGGGGTTATCGATGCCTGCGGCGCGCGCAAACATGTCCTCCATGAGCTGGCCGACCTGTTCGACCTCGAGCGCGACGGTTGTGTCGGCGAACATGAACGCGCGGACCATGGCTTCGGTCAGATTCGGGTTGCGCTGCATCGCGGTCGTGTTCCGTTCGAACACGTAGAGCAGACGGTCGGCGGCGGTTTCCCCAGGGATCTTGCTGCGGTCGAGTTTCTCGCCTGCCACCTGGAACTCCTGAGCGAGCGCCGCGACGAGCAGGTGGATCTTCGAGGGGAAATAGCGGTAGAGCGTCCCGAGGGCCACGCCGGCGTTCTCGGCCACCGCGCGCATCTGTACGGCCTCGAATCCGCCCTTGGCTGCCAGCGCGAGGGTGGCGTCGAGGATGCGCTTGCGCCGCTCGCGCTGGGCGGCGGATCCGGTTCCGTTGGCTGACTCGGCTGCCCCTGGTGCGGTCGTCTTGTTTCGCGTGCGTGGTGGCATCCGGCGCTCCTGTTAGCGGCGTCGATAAGAGAACATGTTCAGAACTATTGATCAAGATTAGCGCAGCTGTAGTGCGACTGCCTTTACGGTCTAGACTCTAGCCATTATATAGAACACGTTCTACTATGAAACGGCGCGGAACCACGACAAGGAGGACGTGTGCCAATTGCGACGACTGACACCCAGCGGGCGCTGACGGAAGCAGTGCGAACCTGGGCGGCGCGGGCCCATCCGATCGATGCCGCACGTACCGGCGATTACCAGTCCGGATGGTCCGCGCTCGCGTCGCTCGGGCTATTCGGCGTGGCTGTCCCCGAGGAGCTCGGTGGCGCAGGCGGAACTACCACGGACGCCGCTGCGGGGCTAGAAGCTGCCGCGACGGCGCTTGCGCCGGGACCCGTCTTTACAACGCTCCTCGCGGCGACGCTCTTGGGACGCGCCCCGGATGCCCCAGCTGCCAAGGAGGCGGTGCCCGAACTCGTCGAGGGGAGCGCGACCGCGGCAGTAGCAATAGGCTCGCATGGGGTTTTGCGTGCCGAGAGCAGTGGGGGCACGGAACTCGTGCTGAGAGGAAGCCTTGAGTTCGTGCCCGGTGCCACATCGGAGTCCTACATTCTGGCGCCGATCGTCACCGCCGAGGGGGAAGTGTGGGTCCTCATTCCGCCGGGGACAGCCGACGTGCACGTCACTAAGCTGCAGGCGTTCGACTTGTCGACTGTGGTCGGCAATGTCGACATCGATGGCGCCGTCCTAGCCCCTGCCGCAGTCATTCCAGAACTTGCGACAGGGCGAGTTCGCGACGTTGCCGCGATGTTTGCGGCAGCGGAGGCCGCCGGTGTGGCGGCGTGGTGCCTCGCGACCGCGGCTGAATACGCGCGCACTCGCGAACAGTTCGGCGCGAAGATTGGCTCCTTCCAGGCCATCAAGCTTCTCTGTGCGACATCGCTGTGCCGGACGGAGAAGGCAGCAGCACTAGCGTGGGATGCGGCACGCGCCGCTGACCAGAGTGGGGAGCAGTTCACCTTCAGTGCCGCGGTTGCCGCGGCAGGTGCCCTCGACGCCGCGGTGGACACCGCGAAGGACTGTATCCAGGTACTCGGCGGCATCGGCTTCACGTGGGAACACGACGCCCACCTGTACCTGCGGCGTGCCGTGGCGCTGCGGCAGTTGCTCGGGGGCAGTGCGTTCTGGCAGCAACGCGTGTCAGAACTTGCGCGAAACGGTGTTCGACGGCGCATCGACATCGATCTCAGCGCTGTCGAGGTCGATGTCGATGACATCCGCTCCGAGGTCGCGGCTATCGCTGCCAGTCCAGGTCCGGAGCAGCGTCGGCGTTTAGTCGAAGCGGGGTACTTCATGCCGCACTGGCCGAAACCGTTCGGATTGGGTGCCACGCCTGCCCAGCAAATCGTCATCGACAGGGAACTCGATGCTGCGGGGATAACTCGCCCCAGCCTGGTGATCGGCGGGTGGGCGGCGGCAACGATCATGGAGCACGGCACCGCTGCACAGCATGAGAGATTCCTCTGGCCCACCCTGCTCGGTGAGGTGACGTGGTGTCAGTTGTTCAGCGAGCCAGAGGCAGGATCGGATCTGGCGTCGTTGCGGACACGCGCCGTGCGGGCCGATGGTGGCTGGCTGTTGACGGGCTCAAAGATCTGGACGTCGCTGGCACACGACGCGGATTGGGCAATCTGCCTCGCCCGCACTGATCCGGACGCCGCCAAACACAAAGGCATCACGTTTTTCCTGGTGGACATGGAGAGCGCCGGGATCGAGATTCGTCCGCTGCGAGAGATCACGGGCGAAGAGCGGTTCAACCAGGTTTTCCTCGACAACGTGTTCGTGCCCGACGAATGCGTCGTTGGGGGAGAAGGATCGGGCTGGAAGCTGGCGCGGACAACGCTCGCGAACGAGCGAGTCGCTATGAGCGGCAGCGCCACGCTGGGTGAGAGTCTTGAGCGACTCCTCGGACTCGCGGACTTGAGCGGAGATGCCGCCGTGGGAGCGCTGGTTGTCGACAGCGTCGCGTGCGCCGTGCTTGATCTGCGAGCAGTCGTCAGCCAACTCGACGGCAGAGGGCCCGGTCCGGAGTCGAGCGTACGCAAACTCATCGGAGTGGCACATCGTCAGGATGTCGCTGAGACAGCACTCGAGATGCTTGGTGTACAGGGCGCGGTCGCAGACTCCGAAACTGCGCGCAGCATCCAGCATGAGTTTTTGCTGACTCGATGTCTGAGCATCGCCGGTGGAACCACGGAGATTCTCCGCAACGTCGCAGCCGAGCGAATTCTCGGCCTCCCCAGATAGATTAACTACCACGCCATTTCGCGGAAGGTACATCCATGCAGCGCCTCACCGGGCTCGACGCCAGCTTTTTGTATTTCGAGACTTCTTCGCAGCTACTGCATGTGTGCGCGCTGGTGACCCTTGACCCGGAGACAATCCCCGGCGGGTACACCTTCGCGAAGCTGAAATCGACCCTGGAGGAGCGCACACGGCACATCCCGGTTTTTCGCCGGAAGCTGTACAACCCACGCTTCAACATGCATCATCCGGTGTGGATTGAGGACGACGAATTCGACATTGAGCACCACGTTCATCGCATTGCTGTGCCCGCGCCGGGCGGTCGTGAGGAAATCGCCGAACTTTGCGCCCATGTCGCGGGTCAGCCGATGTCTCGCCGGAGGCCGCTGTGGGAGTTTTACGTCGTCGAGGGGAGTGCCGACGGGAGCCTCCTGCTGATCGGGAAGATGCATCACGCAGGGATTGACGGGGTCAGCGGAGCGACGCTGATGGCGTACCTCTCCGGTCTGGAACCGGATTCACCGCTGCCCGAACTGCCGCAGGAGCAGCGCGAGAACCCAGGACCGCCGGGGCCGGTGGAACTCCTCGCGCACGGGGTGCTTGGTATCGCAAGCAGGCCCGTGAGTGTTGCGCGCCTAGTAGCGGAGGCCGCGCGGCCGATCCCCAAGTTCGTGATGAAGGCGGTGCGGAACGAGGGGATGCGAATTCCCTTCACCGCACCACGCACCTCATTCAACGCCACGATCACTGGGCGGCGCAGCATCTCCTACTGCGCAGTGGATCTCGACGATATCAAGGCAGTACGGACTGCTTTCGGGCTGACGGTCAACGATGTGATCCTCGCGATTTGTGCCGGTGCGCTGCGGAAGTACCTCGCCGAGCGTGGGGAACTTCCAGACATCCCGCTGCTTGCCACGATCCCCGTCTCAGTGCGGGGACGGTCGCAACGTCAGGATGAAGGCGCCAACAAGGTTTCCTCGATCTTTTCGTCCTTGCCCACGCACATCGAGGATCCGGCGGAGCGGCTCCGTTTCCTCGGCGAAGCGAACCGGCAAGCGAAGGAGCACCACGCTATGGTTCCCGCGGACCTGCTCCAGGATGTTGCGCAGTTCGCGTCGTTCGGCACGCTAGGGCTTGCGGTGCGTGCCTACTCGTCGCTCCGCCTTGCTGAGCGGCATCCCGTCGTGCACAACCTGGTGATGTCGAACGTCCCTGGTCCGCCGATGCCGCTGTACCTTTTGGGGGCCCGGATCACCGGTATGTATCCGTTCGGGCCGGTTTTCCATGGCGCGGGACTGAACATCACCGTGATCTCACGCGAGGGAAAGGTCGACTTCGGGGTGATCGCGGCGGCGAATCTTGCGCCCGATGTGTGGCCGCTGGCCGATGCCGTACCGGAGGCGCTCGCCGAGCTCAAACGATGCGCCGAGGAGCAATAACCGTTAGCTGTGTACCCAGTCGCAGGCAGCGGTAAGCGCGGGGACGAACTGTTCGGGTGAGAAGACGCATCCGGCGTGTCCGGCGTCAACGTCGAACCGCACGGCGCCGGGAATAGATCTCGCGACGGCTCGCTGGTCCCGTGGCGGTATTGCACGGTCGCGGCGCATCACGACCACCGCCGTGGGGGTGCGCAATTGATGCAGCCAGGAGGCTGAATTGAAGTTGGCGATCGCGTTGATCGCTGCGATGTTGGCCGAGAAGGTGGTTCGTCGGAACTCGCTGTAAAGCCAGCGGTGGCCCCCGTCGCTGAGGCGGGGCCGTTCGCGCCGGTGCGGACGCGGACGCATGCGAGCGGTCACCCTCATGTACGCGTCGAATGCGATGTGGTCTCTGCGGCGCACGTTTCTGGTCGTCGCGCACAGGACGAGGCCGGTGAGGCGATCCGGGTGGCGTTTCGCGACGAGTTGACCGACCATGGAGCCCATCGAGTAACCAGCCACGGTGAAGCGTTCGAGGCCAAGTTCGGTTCCGAGTGCGGCAACATCGTCAGCGCAGTCTTCAAGGGAGAACGTGTTGGACTTGATGCCCGCGCCGTGCCACCGCTGATCCAGGCCGATCACCCTGTACTTGCGTGACAGTTGCGGAAGCGATGGGTACCACGTCAATAGGCTTGTGCAGGACAGCGCGTGGAGGAGAATGATCGGCTCAGCGCCGCGCGGACCAATGTCGAAGATCGCTGTTTCCCCACGTCCAGGCAGAGTGATCGGCTCTGGAGCAGGGATGTCGATAGTGGGGGCCACGGCGATCCGCCGCTCGATGAGACGCCACCCTGCACCGCTGAGCGGCGTCCTGTATTGACTCATGCGACGTGCCCTCCTCGGGGTTCTCACTTTCCAACAGGGTGATTAAAACAATACTAGAACGTGTTACACTTTTGCAGTAGCCGAACCGGTGTGAAACGGAGCTGGTACGTGGACTTTGATCTCGATGACATCCAGCGGGACATCCTTGGGCTGACCGAGGCAGTGCTGCAGAAGGCTCACGGGGAAGGCATTGCCCCTGCTGAAGCCGGAGACTTCGATGACGCGCTCTGGGCATCGCTCGCCAAATCGGGGCTCCTCTCGCTCGCGATGCCGACAGACCTCGGAGGTGATGGCCTGGGAATCGCTGAACTCAGTGTCGTCCTCTCCGCAGTGGGCAAGTCCGGCGCGCGCGTTCCCGCTCTTTCGACCCTCGCAATGGGGGTGCTGCCGCTATGCGCTTTCGGGACCCGCGAACAGAAGGCGGAGATATTGCCTGACGTGGCGGCCGGCAACGCCGTTCTCACCGCGGAATTGCCCGGAGCGTTGAGCGTGCACGCGACGCGCGAAGATCAATGGTTATTGAATGGACGCACCGCTGCTGTCTTGTATGCGCAGCAGGCGCGGCGTGTTCTCGTGCCAGCACAAGTCGGTGAACGGTCCGGTGTTTTCCTCGTGGACCCGCACGGCACGGGTGTTTCGTTGCACCGGGTGCCCTCGTCGTCAGGTGCCCCCGAGTACATCATGCGGTTCGTGAACGCGACCGCCGAGGTACTCGGTGCAGATGTGTCGACTGACGCCGTCGAATGGCTTCGCGGCGCCGGAACCCTCGGTGCCGTAGCTGTTGGCTGCGGCGCACTAGCGGGGGCCCTGGAGCTCACCACCCACCACATCGGCACGCGAGCGCAATTCGGTAAGCCGCTCGCGACATTTCAGGCTGTCGCACAGCAGATCGCCGATGTCTACATAGCGGCGCGCACTGCGGATCTG is from Hoyosella subflava DQS3-9A1 and encodes:
- a CDS encoding acyl-CoA dehydrogenase encodes the protein MPIATTDTQRALTEAVRTWAARAHPIDAARTGDYQSGWSALASLGLFGVAVPEELGGAGGTTTDAAAGLEAAATALAPGPVFTTLLAATLLGRAPDAPAAKEAVPELVEGSATAAVAIGSHGVLRAESSGGTELVLRGSLEFVPGATSESYILAPIVTAEGEVWVLIPPGTADVHVTKLQAFDLSTVVGNVDIDGAVLAPAAVIPELATGRVRDVAAMFAAAEAAGVAAWCLATAAEYARTREQFGAKIGSFQAIKLLCATSLCRTEKAAALAWDAARAADQSGEQFTFSAAVAAAGALDAAVDTAKDCIQVLGGIGFTWEHDAHLYLRRAVALRQLLGGSAFWQQRVSELARNGVRRRIDIDLSAVEVDVDDIRSEVAAIAASPGPEQRRRLVEAGYFMPHWPKPFGLGATPAQQIVIDRELDAAGITRPSLVIGGWAAATIMEHGTAAQHERFLWPTLLGEVTWCQLFSEPEAGSDLASLRTRAVRADGGWLLTGSKIWTSLAHDADWAICLARTDPDAAKHKGITFFLVDMESAGIEIRPLREITGEERFNQVFLDNVFVPDECVVGGEGSGWKLARTTLANERVAMSGSATLGESLERLLGLADLSGDAAVGALVVDSVACAVLDLRAVVSQLDGRGPGPESSVRKLIGVAHRQDVAETALEMLGVQGAVADSETARSIQHEFLLTRCLSIAGGTTEILRNVAAERILGLPR
- a CDS encoding MlaE family ABC transporter permease, encoding MAASRETEAAVFAARFPKTARRGKRVSGAIDTIGDHAIFYFKALVYGPRAVMHARRETVRLIAEVGMGTGALAIIGGTVVIMGFLTMFAGGTIAVQGFSSLGNIGIEALTGFFSAFINVRIAGPVIAGVGLAATIGAGCTAELGAMRVSEEIDALETMAVPSLPYLVSTRVIAGMIVILPLYSLAIMASFFGGRFVTVHIYGQSPGLYDHYFTTFLRPVDLIWSFGQVLVMAIVVMLIHSYYGYYASGGPVGVGVAVGKATRASLVAVVTVTLIISLAVYGSSPSLDLTG
- the kstR gene encoding cholesterol catabolism transcriptional regulator KstR; translation: MPPRTRNKTTAPGAAESANGTGSAAQRERRKRILDATLALAAKGGFEAVQMRAVAENAGVALGTLYRYFPSKIHLLVAALAQEFQVAGEKLDRSKIPGETAADRLLYVFERNTTAMQRNPNLTEAMVRAFMFADTTVALEVEQVGQLMEDMFARAAGIDNPTEHDRAIFHLIADTWMANLIAWVTHRVSSADVHHRIELAVRLLLDKE
- a CDS encoding alpha/beta fold hydrolase — its product is MSQYRTPLSGAGWRLIERRIAVAPTIDIPAPEPITLPGRGETAIFDIGPRGAEPIILLHALSCTSLLTWYPSLPQLSRKYRVIGLDQRWHGAGIKSNTFSLEDCADDVAALGTELGLERFTVAGYSMGSMVGQLVAKRHPDRLTGLVLCATTRNVRRRDHIAFDAYMRVTARMRPRPHRRERPRLSDGGHRWLYSEFRRTTFSANIAAINAIANFNSASWLHQLRTPTAVVVMRRDRAIPPRDQRAVARSIPGAVRFDVDAGHAGCVFSPEQFVPALTAACDWVHS
- a CDS encoding WS/DGAT/MGAT family O-acyltransferase, which codes for MQRLTGLDASFLYFETSSQLLHVCALVTLDPETIPGGYTFAKLKSTLEERTRHIPVFRRKLYNPRFNMHHPVWIEDDEFDIEHHVHRIAVPAPGGREEIAELCAHVAGQPMSRRRPLWEFYVVEGSADGSLLLIGKMHHAGIDGVSGATLMAYLSGLEPDSPLPELPQEQRENPGPPGPVELLAHGVLGIASRPVSVARLVAEAARPIPKFVMKAVRNEGMRIPFTAPRTSFNATITGRRSISYCAVDLDDIKAVRTAFGLTVNDVILAICAGALRKYLAERGELPDIPLLATIPVSVRGRSQRQDEGANKVSSIFSSLPTHIEDPAERLRFLGEANRQAKEHHAMVPADLLQDVAQFASFGTLGLAVRAYSSLRLAERHPVVHNLVMSNVPGPPMPLYLLGARITGMYPFGPVFHGAGLNITVISREGKVDFGVIAAANLAPDVWPLADAVPEALAELKRCAEEQ
- a CDS encoding acyl-CoA dehydrogenase family protein, producing MDFDLDDIQRDILGLTEAVLQKAHGEGIAPAEAGDFDDALWASLAKSGLLSLAMPTDLGGDGLGIAELSVVLSAVGKSGARVPALSTLAMGVLPLCAFGTREQKAEILPDVAAGNAVLTAELPGALSVHATREDQWLLNGRTAAVLYAQQARRVLVPAQVGERSGVFLVDPHGTGVSLHRVPSSSGAPEYIMRFVNATAEVLGADVSTDAVEWLRGAGTLGAVAVGCGALAGALELTTHHIGTRAQFGKPLATFQAVAQQIADVYIAARTADLALKAATWRLASGLAADDDLTIAAYWLIAEGLPALRTCHHLHGGVGVDMSYPLHRHYSVLKDVARMLGGAEQQRERLGV
- a CDS encoding MlaE family ABC transporter permease, encoding MSTAAGVPLRAVGDFFGFVAQTARALVRPPFQAREFVDQAWFIARVSLVPTLLMAVPFTVLVTFTLNILLHEIGAADLSGAGAAFGAVTQVGPIVTVLIVSGAGATAICADMGARTIREEIDAMRVLGISPIQRLVVPRVLASTLVALMLNGLVCTIGILGSYVFSVYLQDVNPGAFIDGLTLLTGFSELMISELKAAMFGMIAGLVACFLGLNVSGGPKSVGAAVNQTVVFAFMALFVVNVVITALGIKITAV